The Cellulomonas sp. P24 genome contains a region encoding:
- a CDS encoding glycosyltransferase family 2 protein encodes MTTAPTTLSVVIITYARPDYVRTCLEHLRELERPASEVLVVDASPDVRTRELVTRDFPEALYLRNDLGPGTMPESRQIGLAHARGDIVAFIDDDAFVEPRWADELLAPYADPTVWGVGGRAVNGLPGEESAGLGQIGRLLPNGMLTGYFGADPGRDLDVDHLLGATMSFRRDTLTSIGGIRGNYPGTCLCEESDISLRVRAAGGRLVFAPRAVVHHVAAPYDVGQRFDRRYLYYARRNHVVLLARNFGFGAPLLRRYVRTTLRVQRQHIDVAVRRLRGDEGRSPMDRARALVVLTRAVVELVGLVVGFPAAVVARRRDRIAGVGTP; translated from the coding sequence ATGACCACCGCACCGACCACGCTCAGCGTCGTGATCATCACGTACGCCCGGCCGGACTACGTCCGCACCTGCCTCGAGCACCTGCGCGAGCTCGAGCGACCGGCCAGCGAGGTGCTGGTCGTGGACGCCTCGCCCGACGTCCGGACGCGGGAGCTCGTCACCCGCGACTTCCCCGAGGCGCTGTACCTGCGCAACGACCTCGGGCCGGGCACGATGCCCGAGTCCCGCCAGATCGGGCTCGCGCACGCTCGTGGCGACATCGTCGCGTTCATCGACGACGACGCGTTCGTCGAGCCACGCTGGGCCGACGAGCTCCTGGCCCCGTACGCGGATCCCACCGTGTGGGGTGTCGGCGGGCGCGCCGTCAACGGCCTTCCCGGCGAGGAGAGCGCGGGCCTCGGCCAGATCGGACGGTTGCTCCCCAACGGCATGCTGACCGGCTACTTCGGAGCCGATCCTGGACGGGATCTCGACGTCGACCACCTGCTCGGAGCCACGATGTCGTTCCGCCGGGACACCTTGACGTCGATCGGGGGGATCCGCGGGAACTACCCCGGCACGTGTCTGTGCGAGGAGTCGGACATCTCGCTCCGGGTGCGCGCCGCGGGAGGGCGGCTCGTCTTCGCCCCACGCGCCGTCGTCCATCACGTCGCCGCGCCCTACGACGTCGGGCAGCGTTTCGATCGTCGGTACCTCTACTACGCGAGGCGGAACCACGTCGTCCTGCTCGCGCGCAACTTCGGCTTCGGCGCGCCACTGCTGCGACGGTACGTCCGCACCACCCTGCGAGTGCAGCGCCAGCACATCGACGTGGCGGTGCGCCGTCTTCGTGGTGACGAGGGTCGTTCCCCGATGGACCGCGCGCGCGCCCTCGTCGTCCTGACCCGAGCGGTCGTCGAGCTGGTCGGTCTCGTGGT